One genomic window of Paraburkholderia acidiphila includes the following:
- a CDS encoding c-type cytochrome — MNRLGKCLKVFESAIASGLTAGLFMMAGQASAADQGTPAKPDIARGQAIAAQVCAACHAADGNSTGGAYPKLAGQHADYLVKQLKDFKPQPGGKPAARANPIMAGFAAALSDQDMINVAAWFASQTPKPGYARDAKTVPFGQSIWRGGIADKGVPACAACHGPTGQGIPIQYPRLSGQWSEYIVAQLNAFQQGTRNNNDPMRTIAHRLSDDEIKAVADYAAGLH, encoded by the coding sequence ATGAATCGACTGGGCAAGTGCTTGAAGGTGTTCGAGAGTGCGATAGCGTCGGGTCTTACAGCTGGTTTATTCATGATGGCGGGGCAGGCAAGCGCGGCGGATCAGGGAACGCCGGCCAAGCCCGACATCGCCCGGGGACAAGCCATTGCCGCGCAGGTGTGCGCGGCCTGTCACGCGGCCGACGGCAACAGCACCGGCGGCGCCTATCCCAAGCTTGCCGGCCAGCACGCCGACTATCTCGTCAAGCAACTCAAGGACTTCAAACCGCAGCCCGGCGGCAAGCCAGCGGCGCGCGCGAACCCCATCATGGCGGGCTTCGCTGCGGCGCTGTCAGACCAGGATATGATCAACGTGGCCGCCTGGTTCGCCTCCCAGACACCCAAACCCGGCTACGCGCGCGACGCGAAGACTGTGCCGTTCGGCCAGTCGATCTGGCGTGGCGGTATCGCGGACAAGGGCGTGCCGGCCTGTGCGGCCTGCCACGGGCCCACGGGCCAGGGTATTCCGATCCAGTATCCGCGCCTCTCGGGCCAGTGGTCGGAATATATCGTTGCACAGCTCAATGCCTTCCAGCAGGGTACGCGTAACAATAACGATCCGATGCGCACCATCGCGCACCGGCTCTCGGACGACGAGATCAAGGCCGTCGCCGATTACGCCGCCGGCCTGCATTGA